The genome window TACTAACTAAGTTTTGAAATGATTGCAGCAATCAAGTTATTGCCATCAGTAGCGATCCAACTAAGATGACCTAACAGATTGTCTCGTAACCAAATCACATTAACTACGTCTCGTCAGTGTATGACTACAGATTGGCGATTAAAAACGCTAGCTTAAAGCACTATTAATGGTGTGAATAATGGTGTGACCATCTAACAACAACCTAATGACCACCCAACGAACTAAATCAATCTATAGTTACCCTACTCATACAACCGATCTTGTACCAGTTCCTGATCGTTTTATGTGAGTGATGTCACTGAATTTTGGTGACCTTTAACTAGCTCCTGCGTAATGCTACAGCTTTAAGCCTTGATTCTAAGCAACCCTCGGTTATTTTATGCTAAAGACTATGGAATCGCTGAAATCTTTGGGATCACTGAATTAGCCTGAGGGCAAAATGTTTAGAGATCGGGTGATAGCCCGCGCTCTGCTAGCCACTGACGATTGAAGAGGCGAGATTGATAACGCGCACCACCATCACACAACACTGTGACGATCGTATGGCCAGGCCCCATCTGTTTAGCTACCCGCACTGCGGCGGCGACGTTGATCCCCACAGAACCACCCATAAACAATCCCTCTTGCCGTAGCAACCGATAGATCGTTGTGACGCATTCTTGGTCATCAATTTGGATGGCATCATCGATCGGTGCTCCTTGCATATTGGCGGTTATGCGACTATTACCAATGCCTTCTGTAATTGATTTGCCTTCAATAGTTATTGTTCCAGTTTTGGCATAGCTATAGAGGCCGCTCCCCATTGGATCAGCTAACACTACACGAATGTTGGGATTTTGCTCCTTCAGAAACAAGGCTACGCCGGCATAGGTTCCCCCTGTGCCCGTTGCAGCTACCCAAGCATCAACCTTGCCATCGGTTTGTTGCCAAATTTCTGGGCCTGTGGTTTCGTAATGGGCCTGACGATTGGCTAAATTATCAAACTGGTTTGCCCAGATGGCATTGTCGAGTTCTGCGGCGATTCTACCTGAGAGTTTGACATAGTTATTAGGATCCTTATAGGGCACGGCTGGTACTAGACGCACCTCAGCCCCTAGAGTTCGCAGGGCATCTATCTTCTCCTGTGATTGTGTCTCAGGGATAACAATTAGGCACTTATAGCCCTTGGCATTACAGATATGGGCCAGGCCAATGCCAGTATTTCCTGCTGTGCCTTCTACTACCGTGCCACCGGGTTTTAGTAGACCCTGCCGTTCTGCGTCATTGATAATGTAAAGAGCAGCACGGTCTTTAACCGAACCGCCTGGATTTAAGAACTCTGCTTTGCCTAGGATTTCACAGCCAGTTTCCTCACTTAGGGTGTTTAAGCGAATGAGAGGAGTGTTGCCGATCGTGCCTACGAAGCCTTGTTTAATATCCATCTACGTTTTGTGATCACTGCCAACTTAACTTACTATAACGGGCATTGAAATCCTCACTTGGTTGCCTGACAAAACTCTTGAAACTCCTGTGCTCTCGGAGGTTGGGTTGGCAATAGTGCAGTCAAACAGAGCATAGGCTGGTGTTGAGTTGCACGTTATGCCATCCAACCTACAAAACAGATGTGTCAGTCAACCAGCATCCTCCTGGTAAGGATACATTGGTCAGTAATCCTATCGTTGAATTGTGCCATCAGACAAGATCGTATTCCTCAGGATGGCATCCTGTAGATTGGCCTTCCACAGGTTAGTACCACTTAGGTCAGCATCCTGTAAATTCGCCTTGGTTAAAATGGCAGTCACTAGGTTGGAACCACTAACATCAGTACCCGTTAAATTGGCTCCGGTTAAGTCAGCGCCTACCAAGTCTGCACCGCTGAGATCAGCATAGGAAAGGTCGGCATAGCTAAGGTTTGCTCC of Cyanobacteriota bacterium contains these proteins:
- a CDS encoding cysteine synthase A, coding for MDIKQGFVGTIGNTPLIRLNTLSEETGCEILGKAEFLNPGGSVKDRAALYIINDAERQGLLKPGGTVVEGTAGNTGIGLAHICNAKGYKCLIVIPETQSQEKIDALRTLGAEVRLVPAVPYKDPNNYVKLSGRIAAELDNAIWANQFDNLANRQAHYETTGPEIWQQTDGKVDAWVAATGTGGTYAGVALFLKEQNPNIRVVLADPMGSGLYSYAKTGTITIEGKSITEGIGNSRITANMQGAPIDDAIQIDDQECVTTIYRLLRQEGLFMGGSVGINVAAAVRVAKQMGPGHTIVTVLCDGGARYQSRLFNRQWLAERGLSPDL